One window of the Eucalyptus grandis isolate ANBG69807.140 chromosome 6, ASM1654582v1, whole genome shotgun sequence genome contains the following:
- the LOC104450737 gene encoding uncharacterized protein LOC104450737, with protein MTMRIPGSGLMPWLHGKVVEPLLQILRKGAEPRQLAFSAALGITLGVFPICGVTVFLCGVAIALLGSQCHSPSVLLFNFLATPLELSLVVPFLRFGEFISGGPHFPLTSDALKKVLMGQASRDVLLSICHALLGWLVAAPFIFAFLCVLSLPCFKLLVSKFKSASSSPKKTVHSPKDVKIKVRDV; from the exons ATGACGATGAGGATCCCGGGAAGTGGGCTGATGCCTTGGTTGCACGGCAAGGTCGTCGAACCCCTTCTCCAGATCCTGCGCAa GGGTGCAGAACCAAGGCAGCTGGCATTTTCTGCGGCTCTTGGCATTACCCTCGGCGTGTTTCCCATTTGTG GTGTCACAGTGTTTCTTTGTGGGGTGGCCATTGCCTTGCTTGGATCTCAATGTCATTCCCCAAGTGTGCTGCTGTTTAATTTCTTGGCTACTCCTTTAGAATTGAG TCTGGTGGTTCCGTTTCTGCGCTTTGGCGAGTTCATATCGGGTGGGCCTCATTTTCCACTAACATCTGATGCCTTGAAGAAGGTGTTAATGGGTCAAGCATCTCGTGACGTCTTACTGAGTATATGTCATGCG TTATTGGGATGGCTTGTTGCAGCGCCTTTTATTTTCGCCTTCCTCTGTGTATTATCTCTACCATGTTTCAAGCTTTTGGTAAGCAAGTTCAAATCTGCTTCATCAAGCCCTAAAAAGACCGTCCATTCGCCAAAAGATGTCAAGATAAAGGTAAGAGATGTCTGA
- the LOC104450738 gene encoding RING-H2 finger protein ATL7, translating to MSSSETDGGGGGGGGGGWSSGPPSPVSSLTELKLYQAFIFSVPIVFTFVLLFSFYMFYLRRRRADWVSLRMRAPLPIDDGRGDVPRTEAGLTKELREMLPVIVYKESFSVNDSQCSVCLGDYESEDRLQQVPACGHTFHMGCIDHWLATHTTCPLCRTSLLAPTNRSIEVQAEAGRGSSVQEVLQASEETETRQSQQENGFLNEQTGFRTVVLETEQHPRVA from the exons ATGTCGTCGTCTGAGAccgacggcggcggtggcggcggcggcggcggcggctggaGCTCCGGCCCCCCCTCGCCCGTCTCCAGCTTGACCGAGCTGAAGCTGTACCAGGCCTTCATCTTCTCCGTCCCCATCGTCTTCACGTTCgtcctcctcttctccttctacATGTTCTACCTCCGCCGCCGGCGGGCCGATTGGGTCTCCCTCCGCATGCGCGCTCCTTTGCCCATCGATGATGGGCGCGGCGATGTCCCCAGA ACTGAAGCGGGCCTGACGAAGGAACTGAGAGAGATGCTTCCCGTCATTGTGTATAAAGAGAGCTTCTCGGTCAATGACTCCCA ATGTTCGGTGTGTCTCGGGGACTACGAGTCCGAGGATAGGCTTCAACAAGTACCGGCATGTGGTCATACTTTTCACATGGGTTGCATTGATCATTGGCTTGCTACCCACACGACCTGCCCCCTTTGCCGCACCTCTCTCCTTGCTCCTACAAATAGATCCATTGAGGTCCAAGCAGAAGCAGGACGTGGATCTTCTGTCCAAGAGGTTCTGCAGGCTTCTGAAGAAACAGAAACCAGGCAATCTCAGCAGGAAAATGGTTTTCTCAATGAACAAACAGGCTTTCGAACTGTTGTTCTTGAAACAGAACAGCATCCTCGAGTGGCTTGA
- the LOC104450740 gene encoding phytolongin Phyl1.1: protein MGTIPDTVHYCSVSRGNRVLYAYNGGNPELDNLGALCLESTPAFHRWYFETVGKRTFGFLIEDGYVYFAILDEGLRDRGILQFLERVRDEFKKITRKGSRGSLSSINSVIVQEKLVPVVQHLITSLEQVPQGGDDWPIEIAALDQAGLSPSPSNMNGVNEIRSSTKAPLLGKIGVQEKKKNKDHVLVLRDIELEEHRRSSDRGVKVDSAGLDSTSLSRSGSAVLTQKDYGSMRNRSGSQNIRKRWWRLVRIVLAIDAAVCAVLFTIWLMICLRTECMR from the coding sequence ATGGGTACTATCCCGGATACAGTTCACTATTGTTCGGTGTCAAGGGGAAACAGAGTACTTTATGCCTACAATGGGGGCAACCCCGAGCTAGATAACTTGGGCGCCTTGTGCTTGGAAAGCACTCCTGCTTTCCATAGATGGTACTTTGAGACTGTGGGTAAGAGGACCTTTGGGTTTCTGATCGAAGATGGTTACGTCTattttgcgattcttgatgaggGTCTCAGGGACCGGGGCATCCTACAGTTTCTAGAGCGCGTGAGGGACGAGTTCAAGAAGATTACTAGAAAGGGCTCGAGGGGAAGTTTGTCTAGTATTAACTCGGTCATAGTTCAGGAAAAGCTAGTACCTGTAGTACAGCACTTGATAACTTCGCTGGAGCAAGTTCCTCAGGGTGGTGATGACTGGCCAATTGAAATTGCTGCATTGGATCAGGCAGGCTTGTCCCCGTCCCCAAGTAACATGAATGGGGTAAATGAAATTCGTAGCTCCACTAAAGCCCCTTTGCTGGGCAAGATCGGTGtgcaagagaagaagaagaacaaggatCATGTTCTTGTGTTGCGGGATATTGAATTGGAGGAGCACCGGCGGTCATCCGACAGAGGAGTCAAAGTTGATTCTGCTGGCCTGGACTCTACCAGCCTTAGCAGATCAGGTTCTGCTGTCTTAACGCAGAAGGATTATGGTTCCATGCGGAATAGATCAGGTTCACAAAACATTAGAAAGAGGTGGTGGCGCCTAGTTCGCATTGTTCTTGCCATTGATGCTGCTGTCTGTGCAGTCCTCTTTACCATTTGGTTAATGATTTGTCTCCGAACTGAATGCATGCGCTGA
- the LOC104450741 gene encoding RNA-binding protein 24 isoform X1: protein MTPANLAGQFGDTTYTKVFVGGLAWETQKDTMKKYFEQFGEILEAVVITDKATGRSKGYGFVTFREPEAAMRACVDASPVIDGRRANCNLACLGLQRSKPSTPKTGGGGRNMRGMSGFQTGGFHGGVGTAFASAATFPHYALQQGFPFSLYAGYSSYSPDYTYPANYYSVYGGAAAQYPMYGTGPSGLMNGAATAFYPYLHLAGEGSSGGSSYSSGQNYGVQYPHHLFHYSAINSTSGYPAQHYAAPMSLAPTPALHSGVTMALHAPIPHR, encoded by the exons atgactcCGGCTAACTTGGCAGGGCAGTTCGGGGACACCACCTACACCAAGGTGTTCGTGGGAGGGCTGGCTTGGGAGACGCAGAAGGACACCATGAAGAAGTACTTTGAACAGTTCGGGGAGATTCTGGAGGCCGTCGTCATCACTGATAAGGCCACTGGCAGGTCCAAAGGATACGGCTTC GTGACGTTTCGAGAGCCAGAAGCAGCGATGCGAGCGTGCGTGGATGCGTCTCCGGTGATAGATGGGAGGAGAGCTAACTGCAATCTTGCCTGCCTTGGCCTCCAAAGATCCAAACCTTCCACCCCCAAAACGG GTGGAGGAGGGAGGAATATGAGGGGGATGAGCGGATTCCAGACAGGAGGGTTTCATGGAGGCGTGGGCACAGCTTTTGCTTCTGCAGCAACCTTCCCCCATTATGCGCTCCAACAAGGCTTCCCATTTAGCCTTTATGCTGG GTACTCCTCCTATTCACCAGATTACACTTACCCCGCG AACTACTATAGCGTGTATGGAGGAGCTGCTGCACAGTACCCAATGTACGGGACCGGCCCTAGCGGGCTCATGAATGGCGCGGCGACGGCATTTTACCCATATCTACATCTCGCCGGCGAAGGGAGCAGCGGAGGTTCGAGCTACAGTTCGGGCCAGAATTACGGAGTCCAATACCCGCATCACCTCTTCCACTACTCGGCCATCAACTCGACCTCGGGCTACCCGGCGCAGCACTATGCGGCCCCCATGTCTCTCGCACCCACTCCTGCTCTTCACTCAG GCGTGACGATGGCGTTGCATGCCCCGATACCACATCGCTAG
- the LOC104450741 gene encoding RNA-binding protein 24 isoform X2, which yields MTPANLAGQFGDTTYTKVFVGGLAWETQKDTMKKYFEQFGEILEAVVITDKATGRSKGYGFVTFREPEAAMRACVDASPVIDGRRANCNLACLGLQRSKPSTPKTGGGGRNMRGMSGFQTGGFHGGVGTAFASAATFPHYALQQGFPFSLYAGYSSYSPDYTYPANYYSVYGGAAAQYPMYGTGPSGLMNGAATAFYPYLHLAGEGSSGGSSYSSGQNYGVQYPHHLFHYSAINSTSGYPAQHYAAPMSLAPTPALHSVCFAVPQA from the exons atgactcCGGCTAACTTGGCAGGGCAGTTCGGGGACACCACCTACACCAAGGTGTTCGTGGGAGGGCTGGCTTGGGAGACGCAGAAGGACACCATGAAGAAGTACTTTGAACAGTTCGGGGAGATTCTGGAGGCCGTCGTCATCACTGATAAGGCCACTGGCAGGTCCAAAGGATACGGCTTC GTGACGTTTCGAGAGCCAGAAGCAGCGATGCGAGCGTGCGTGGATGCGTCTCCGGTGATAGATGGGAGGAGAGCTAACTGCAATCTTGCCTGCCTTGGCCTCCAAAGATCCAAACCTTCCACCCCCAAAACGG GTGGAGGAGGGAGGAATATGAGGGGGATGAGCGGATTCCAGACAGGAGGGTTTCATGGAGGCGTGGGCACAGCTTTTGCTTCTGCAGCAACCTTCCCCCATTATGCGCTCCAACAAGGCTTCCCATTTAGCCTTTATGCTGG GTACTCCTCCTATTCACCAGATTACACTTACCCCGCG AACTACTATAGCGTGTATGGAGGAGCTGCTGCACAGTACCCAATGTACGGGACCGGCCCTAGCGGGCTCATGAATGGCGCGGCGACGGCATTTTACCCATATCTACATCTCGCCGGCGAAGGGAGCAGCGGAGGTTCGAGCTACAGTTCGGGCCAGAATTACGGAGTCCAATACCCGCATCACCTCTTCCACTACTCGGCCATCAACTCGACCTCGGGCTACCCGGCGCAGCACTATGCGGCCCCCATGTCTCTCGCACCCACTCCTGCTCTTCACTCAG TTTGTTTTGCTGTGCCACAGGCGTGA